In Sphingobacterium sp. lm-10, one DNA window encodes the following:
- a CDS encoding SDR family oxidoreductase — MRKKVVIITGTNSGFGWLTAHSVAALGHQVYATMRDTKGKNADKANTLSQLENVTVLDVTLTNEESVKEAINTILSKETTIDVLVNNAGFSMNGLTESFTTADLQTLFDINVFAPWRLIKQVLPTMRKQSAGLIINVTSGFGRVSFPFATMYSASKFALEGISEGLHYEVRPLGVDVAILQPGAFPTEMAQKNNPASDVSVYEGYSAIAEIPAKMMATLGGLIETNQPNPQDVADAVVKLIGSERGKIPLRTVVDPITGALIEAANQAVEVQYRKGLELFGMGELLY; from the coding sequence ATGAGAAAGAAAGTAGTAATAATAACAGGAACAAATAGTGGTTTTGGCTGGCTTACCGCGCATAGTGTCGCAGCTTTAGGCCATCAAGTCTATGCAACCATGCGGGATACAAAAGGTAAGAATGCAGACAAAGCGAATACCTTATCTCAACTAGAAAACGTAACGGTATTAGATGTCACACTCACGAATGAGGAGAGTGTGAAGGAAGCCATTAATACCATCTTATCCAAAGAAACAACCATTGATGTATTGGTCAATAATGCCGGTTTTTCGATGAATGGTTTGACGGAAAGTTTTACAACTGCTGATCTACAAACATTGTTTGATATCAACGTTTTCGCACCGTGGAGACTGATCAAGCAGGTATTGCCTACTATGCGCAAGCAATCGGCGGGTTTAATTATCAATGTTACCAGCGGATTTGGCCGGGTTTCCTTTCCATTCGCTACGATGTACAGCGCATCTAAGTTTGCTTTAGAAGGGATAAGTGAGGGCTTGCATTACGAAGTGAGACCTTTAGGTGTAGATGTTGCCATCTTGCAGCCAGGTGCCTTCCCGACGGAGATGGCACAGAAAAACAATCCAGCTTCGGATGTTTCTGTCTACGAAGGTTATAGCGCTATTGCAGAGATTCCGGCAAAGATGATGGCTACGCTTGGCGGATTGATCGAAACGAATCAACCCAATCCGCAAGATGTCGCGGACGCGGTGGTCAAATTGATCGGTTCTGAAAGAGGAAAAATACCATTAAGAACGGTGGTAGATCCGATTACCGGAGCACTGATTGAAGCCGCCAATCAGGCTGTGGAAGTTCAATATCGAAAAGGATTGGAACTTTTTGGAATGGGAGAGTTGTTATACTAG
- a CDS encoding glucose 1-dehydrogenase, whose product MMSKLDNKVAIVTGGGSGIGQAIAELFAASGAKVVVSDINEENGNSVVDKIKLAGGDAIFVKSDSSSAEDNKNLVATTVEHYGRLDIACNNAGIGGPAALAGEYDIEAWNKVINVNLNGVFYGCRYQLEQMVKNGGGNIINMASVHGTVAAPMSSAYTATKHAVVGLTKNIAAEYATQNIRCNAVGPGYILTPLLENNLTPEMRDAIAAKAPMNRLGSADEIAKLVLFLSSDDASFVTGAYYIADGGYTVV is encoded by the coding sequence ATGATGTCTAAATTAGATAATAAAGTAGCTATTGTGACTGGTGGTGGCTCGGGTATTGGCCAAGCCATAGCAGAACTCTTCGCTGCTAGCGGAGCAAAGGTCGTTGTTTCAGATATTAATGAAGAAAATGGTAATTCTGTGGTCGATAAGATTAAGTTGGCTGGTGGAGATGCTATTTTCGTAAAATCAGATTCATCGAGCGCCGAGGATAATAAAAATCTCGTGGCGACTACCGTCGAGCATTACGGCAGATTGGATATTGCCTGTAACAATGCAGGTATTGGCGGGCCGGCAGCACTCGCAGGAGAGTACGATATTGAAGCATGGAACAAAGTCATTAATGTGAATTTGAATGGCGTATTCTACGGATGTCGCTATCAATTAGAACAAATGGTTAAAAATGGAGGTGGAAATATTATCAATATGGCATCTGTCCACGGCACGGTAGCTGCACCGATGAGTAGCGCCTATACCGCTACAAAACATGCGGTAGTTGGCCTGACAAAAAATATTGCAGCTGAGTATGCGACACAAAATATTCGATGTAATGCCGTAGGTCCAGGTTATATATTGACACCCTTATTGGAAAATAATTTGACACCCGAAATGCGAGATGCGATTGCTGCTAAGGCACCCATGAACAGACTGGGAAGTGCGGACGAAATCGCTAAGCTAGTGCTGTTCTTAAGCTCAGACGATGCTTCTTTTGTGACAGGCGCATATTACATCGCTGATGGTGGTTACACGGTAGTGTAA
- a CDS encoding NUDIX domain-containing protein has protein sequence MSAYNEHSRLLLAVDCIIFGFDGRSLKLLIIERGMLPEKGKWSLMGGFVQEHENPDDAASRILTYLTGLKDIYMEQFQVFGEPKRDPIARTVSIAYYALIDIGKYENQLSKDYKAEWVSLNRLPDLIFDHDTMVKAAKEHLRYKAALHPILFELLPERFTIPQIASLFEQVYNVELDRPNFMRKLRSTGLLLKQSDKDKDGSKRGAHYYVLNRDMYKEKVSSFLHFVTQL, from the coding sequence ATGAGTGCATATAATGAACATTCTCGCCTACTATTGGCAGTAGATTGTATTATTTTCGGTTTTGATGGCAGATCCCTCAAACTATTGATTATAGAACGTGGGATGCTGCCGGAGAAAGGAAAGTGGAGTCTAATGGGCGGTTTTGTGCAAGAGCATGAAAATCCTGACGATGCTGCATCCCGGATTTTGACCTACTTAACTGGCTTGAAAGACATTTACATGGAGCAGTTTCAGGTATTCGGCGAGCCGAAGCGAGATCCTATTGCACGTACGGTTAGTATTGCCTATTACGCACTTATCGACATCGGAAAATACGAAAATCAGTTAAGCAAAGACTATAAAGCGGAGTGGGTATCCTTAAATCGCCTACCCGATTTGATCTTCGATCACGATACCATGGTCAAAGCCGCCAAAGAGCATTTGCGTTATAAGGCGGCTTTGCATCCAATTCTGTTTGAGTTGCTGCCAGAGCGATTCACCATCCCTCAAATCGCATCGCTCTTTGAGCAGGTGTATAATGTGGAATTGGACAGACCCAATTTTATGCGTAAACTACGATCCACAGGATTACTCTTGAAACAATCCGACAAGGATAAAGATGGCTCCAAACGCGGTGCACATTATTACGTATTGAATCGTGATATGTATAAGGAAAAGGTTTCCTCCTTTCTACATTTCGTGACGCAGCTGTAG
- the araA gene encoding L-arabinose isomerase — protein sequence MINLNELEVWFVTGSQSLYGEETLKLAATHAEEIAKYLDQSAEIPVRVVFKPIVKSSEEIYETIAAANYANNCVGIIAWMHTFSPAKMWIRGLKILNKPLLHLHTQYNRDIPWSTIDMDFMNLNQSAHGDREFGHIVSKLGIARKVVTGYWKDEEVVQQINVWSRAASAWNDWQGAKFARFGDNMRFVAVTDGDKVSAEAQFGFSVNTYAVGDLVAKINAVNDVQVDELLTEYENAYHMEDDVQKGGANYDNVRDAAQIEIGLKAFLEEGEFKGFSNTFEDLHGMKQLPGIATQRLMQAGFGYAGEGDWKTAALVRAAKVMSAGMEGGSAFMEDYTYHLDPNNSMVLGAHMLEVDPVLSADKPSLEVHPLGIGGKDDPARLVFNAKGGDALNASLVDMGDRFRLVVNTVEAKEFENDLPKLPVARVLWEPKPDMKTGCSAWIYAGGAHHTVYSQNLTPEYFHDFAKIANIECVIIDEDTNLRAFEKELLWGELAYKMKP from the coding sequence ATGATTAACTTAAATGAATTGGAGGTATGGTTTGTGACCGGCAGCCAAAGCCTCTACGGAGAAGAAACCTTGAAGCTAGCCGCTACTCATGCCGAAGAAATCGCGAAATACCTGGATCAAAGCGCGGAGATTCCAGTACGTGTGGTATTCAAACCCATCGTAAAGTCATCGGAAGAAATCTATGAAACCATTGCCGCGGCGAATTACGCCAACAATTGTGTCGGGATTATTGCCTGGATGCACACCTTTTCGCCTGCGAAAATGTGGATCCGCGGTTTAAAGATTTTAAACAAACCTTTATTACATCTGCATACGCAATACAACCGCGATATTCCGTGGTCTACGATCGACATGGACTTTATGAACCTCAACCAAAGTGCTCATGGCGATCGCGAGTTTGGTCATATTGTCTCTAAATTAGGCATTGCTCGCAAGGTGGTGACCGGATACTGGAAAGACGAAGAAGTGGTTCAACAGATCAATGTGTGGTCGCGTGCAGCGTCTGCATGGAATGACTGGCAAGGCGCTAAATTTGCTCGTTTTGGCGATAATATGCGTTTTGTCGCCGTAACAGATGGCGACAAAGTCTCGGCAGAGGCACAATTTGGCTTTTCGGTGAATACCTACGCAGTAGGAGATTTGGTTGCAAAAATAAATGCTGTAAATGATGTGCAAGTAGACGAACTCCTCACGGAATATGAAAACGCCTATCACATGGAAGATGATGTGCAAAAAGGCGGTGCGAACTACGACAACGTACGCGATGCGGCACAAATCGAGATCGGACTAAAAGCCTTTCTGGAGGAAGGTGAATTCAAAGGCTTCTCCAATACTTTTGAGGATTTGCACGGAATGAAACAGCTTCCAGGCATTGCCACGCAACGTTTGATGCAGGCTGGTTTCGGCTACGCCGGAGAAGGCGATTGGAAAACCGCTGCATTGGTTCGTGCGGCAAAGGTGATGTCTGCCGGTATGGAAGGCGGAAGTGCATTTATGGAAGATTACACCTATCATCTGGATCCGAACAACAGCATGGTACTAGGTGCCCATATGTTGGAGGTAGATCCAGTACTATCGGCAGATAAGCCGAGCTTAGAGGTACATCCCCTAGGTATTGGCGGTAAAGACGATCCTGCCCGACTGGTTTTTAATGCTAAAGGCGGCGACGCATTAAACGCAAGCCTAGTGGATATGGGCGATCGCTTTCGCTTGGTCGTAAACACGGTCGAAGCAAAAGAATTTGAAAACGACCTACCGAAATTACCGGTAGCACGCGTACTGTGGGAACCAAAACCCGACATGAAAACGGGTTGTTCTGCCTGGATCTATGCAGGTGGCGCCCATCATACGGTCTATAGCCAAAATCTAACACCAGAATACTTCCATGATTTTGCAAAGATAGCCAATATTGAGTGTGTCATCATTGATGAGGACACTAACCTCAGAGCATTTGAAAAAGAATTGCTTTGGGGAGAACTAGCCTACAAAATGAAGCCGTAG
- a CDS encoding L-ribulose-5-phosphate 4-epimerase, with protein sequence MSTTYNRIKAEAYAANMRLPELGLVLFTFGNASVADHEQGVFAIKPSGVDYPQLRPEDMVIVNFDGEVVSGDLRPSSDTKTHAVLYKHWPKIGGIVHTHSQYATAWAQSQRDIPLYGTTHADHLTTDIPCAPPMEDDMIAGNYEYETGFQILNHFERLGLDYEEVEMTLVANHAPFTWGKTGDKAVYNSAVLEYVAKMALFTEQIQPNAPRMKEALIKKHFERKHGPDSYYGQ encoded by the coding sequence ATGAGTACAACATACAACCGTATAAAAGCCGAAGCTTATGCCGCCAATATGCGATTGCCAGAGCTAGGTTTAGTGCTTTTCACGTTTGGAAATGCCAGCGTAGCAGATCACGAGCAAGGCGTTTTTGCGATTAAGCCCAGTGGAGTAGATTATCCGCAATTGCGGCCGGAAGATATGGTGATTGTAAATTTTGATGGAGAGGTCGTATCGGGAGATTTAAGACCTTCGTCCGACACCAAAACTCACGCTGTGCTTTACAAACATTGGCCTAAGATTGGTGGAATCGTGCATACACATTCTCAATATGCGACCGCCTGGGCACAAAGTCAGCGCGACATTCCACTTTACGGCACGACCCATGCGGATCATCTAACGACCGACATTCCCTGCGCTCCTCCCATGGAAGATGATATGATAGCTGGTAATTATGAATATGAAACCGGATTTCAAATTTTAAACCACTTTGAACGTTTGGGACTAGATTACGAAGAGGTAGAAATGACTCTAGTGGCCAACCATGCGCCTTTTACCTGGGGAAAAACGGGTGATAAAGCCGTATACAATAGCGCTGTGTTGGAATATGTTGCCAAGATGGCTTTATTCACCGAACAAATACAACCGAACGCACCTCGAATGAAAGAGGCACTCATCAAAAAACATTTCGAACGTAAACATGGGCCAGATTCGTACTATGGACAGTAG
- a CDS encoding ribulokinase, with product MMLTKYVIGVDFGTDSVRAVLADTADGKEVATSVFEYPRWKQGLYCDPKKSQFRQHPLDYIEGLDYVISRCVQQSGPDIARQVVGISVDTTGSTPVAVDSTGTPLALLPEFADNPNAMFVLWKDHTAIQEAAAINEHAKQFDIDYLQYVGGIYSSEWFWSKLLRIFRQDSQVRAAMQSWVEHCDWIPFLLCGGDQVTHIKRGVCSAGHKSLWAAEFGGFPPNEFFASLDPLLDGFIQKLPKETYTADQAVGKLSAAWAEKLGLSTDVFVGIGAFDCHMGAVGGQIEPYYLSKIIGTSTCDILVAPQQEMAGKLVQGICGQVDGSVIPGMIGLEAGQSAFGDVYAWFKKLLLWPLKNIGVDHDLLSAEQVEQLENKVLVVLSQQAAEIIPTAEDELALDWWNGRRTPDANQALQGAFAHLDLASDAPHIFRALVEATAFGAKRIVDRFVEQGIPVKGIIALGGIPHKSPFVMQMMADVIGMPIRVHKSEQTCAIGAAMFAATVAGVFPCVEDAMHQMGQGFDQEYRPDTTRAEVYANRYTQYIALGNFTEQRLIKN from the coding sequence ATGATGCTTACAAAATATGTTATTGGAGTCGACTTTGGTACCGACTCAGTCCGCGCTGTATTAGCCGATACAGCAGACGGAAAAGAGGTAGCCACTTCTGTATTTGAATACCCACGTTGGAAACAAGGTCTGTACTGCGATCCAAAAAAAAGTCAGTTTAGACAACATCCTCTAGACTATATAGAGGGGCTGGATTATGTAATTAGCCGATGTGTACAACAAAGTGGTCCGGATATCGCCCGACAGGTCGTGGGAATTTCTGTCGACACGACGGGTTCTACACCAGTCGCGGTAGATAGCACCGGAACGCCCCTTGCCTTGCTACCCGAGTTTGCAGACAATCCAAATGCTATGTTTGTATTATGGAAAGATCACACCGCCATTCAGGAAGCTGCGGCTATCAATGAACACGCTAAACAATTTGACATAGATTACTTGCAATACGTTGGCGGAATTTATTCATCAGAATGGTTCTGGTCAAAATTGCTCCGAATATTCCGCCAGGACAGCCAAGTACGTGCTGCCATGCAATCGTGGGTCGAACACTGTGACTGGATACCATTCTTGCTATGCGGTGGTGATCAAGTCACCCATATTAAAAGAGGTGTATGCTCGGCCGGACATAAGTCATTATGGGCAGCGGAATTTGGGGGATTCCCACCCAATGAATTCTTCGCGTCATTAGACCCCTTATTGGATGGCTTCATTCAAAAATTACCAAAGGAAACCTATACGGCAGATCAGGCTGTCGGAAAACTAAGCGCGGCTTGGGCTGAAAAGCTGGGGTTATCCACAGATGTATTCGTAGGCATTGGCGCCTTTGATTGCCATATGGGTGCCGTGGGCGGTCAAATTGAGCCGTACTATTTAAGCAAAATTATCGGCACGTCTACCTGCGACATTTTGGTCGCACCGCAACAGGAAATGGCCGGAAAATTAGTGCAAGGTATCTGTGGTCAGGTCGATGGCTCTGTAATCCCAGGAATGATCGGATTGGAAGCTGGTCAGTCTGCTTTTGGTGATGTATACGCCTGGTTCAAAAAATTGCTTTTATGGCCACTCAAGAACATAGGCGTAGATCATGATTTATTAAGCGCGGAGCAGGTTGAACAATTAGAAAATAAGGTACTAGTTGTATTAAGTCAGCAAGCTGCTGAGATAATTCCTACAGCCGAAGATGAGCTGGCGCTGGATTGGTGGAATGGCAGAAGAACGCCTGATGCCAACCAAGCTTTACAGGGCGCATTTGCCCACCTGGATCTTGCCTCTGATGCGCCACATATTTTCAGGGCATTAGTAGAAGCGACGGCCTTCGGAGCTAAGCGGATCGTAGATCGATTCGTGGAACAAGGTATTCCTGTCAAGGGTATCATTGCTTTGGGTGGTATCCCCCATAAGTCTCCCTTTGTGATGCAGATGATGGCAGATGTGATTGGCATGCCGATCCGCGTACATAAGTCGGAACAAACCTGTGCCATCGGAGCCGCGATGTTTGCCGCGACAGTAGCCGGAGTATTTCCGTGTGTTGAAGATGCTATGCATCAAATGGGACAAGGATTTGACCAGGAATATAGGCCAGATACCACGCGTGCCGAGGTATATGCCAATCGCTATACGCAATACATTGCACTAGGTAATTTCACGGAGCAACGACTCATCAAAAACTAA
- a CDS encoding SusC/RagA family TonB-linked outer membrane protein, whose protein sequence is MNRFHYVLFLLLLNIGLLHGQEQKSLSGQVVDEAGNPVQGATISLSNSPEKFSSNSDGQFSLRYTSGARLTVNSVGHLEFAQTLTDQTTITVRLQTSSEELEQVIVVGYGTQRKGETTGSVASVKSESFNQGAVIDAGQLIQGKVAGLRITTPSGNPNGTTQINLRGLNSIQGAVNPLVIIDGVPGEFNSVAPEDIESVDVMKDGSAAAIYGTRATGGVIFITTKQNRSTDGRTSVDYNNYASLQTLFRVPDLLTADDYRRLIAEGKNYEDLGHNTNWIDEVTQNPFSHNHNLTLFGGNSRTNFTGSVNYRDWGGVLLRSGQERLNIRTDLNHDMFDGKLRSRIQVISNTITANQGGSSDYMWRQAMIRNPTDRVFNDQGKWQESNAYMYDNPLGMIHETTNDRLFRETRLNGSLDYRPTTALSFKGLFSRVQDNDLTGTSTTFDHVNTTKNNLNGTASRWTQAGVENLMELTANYNTQIGDHRIIGLAGYSWQRNIFENFNAYNFNFPTDQYSYNRLEAGRALQNGLATMGSYKQETTLIGYFARLNYSYKEKYLAMASIRREGSSTFGDNNKWGNFPAIQLGWDMAKEDFMADQKIINQWKWRAGYGVTGTIAASPYNSQISYNYTLTQGAYINGAWVPGFIPARNFNPDLRWERKTEFNVGADFSLFNNRVSGALDYYSRRVKDLLYMFEVPVPPYLTSTMFLNAGEMSNSGFEALVNVDAVNKERFKWRTSVVFSTNHNKLLNLSNDRFGVTQEFFDTGYTGEPIQTFTHRVQVGRSIGDFYVFKTVGVDEEGKWLVENRGGEIIPIQSATIEDRQYYGNGIPDFNLGWNNSIQYGNLDVTLNWRGSFGHQILNMPRMYYENPVNKTYNALRSAYDPVYGQTLNNDLVYVSHYIENGDFIKLDNATIGYTFDKQFIKGIKSLRIYVSGLNLITITGYKGLDPEATSYEGEFQFAPGIEHRDRYPTTRTYTAGLNVRF, encoded by the coding sequence ATGAATAGATTCCATTATGTACTTTTTTTACTATTGCTTAATATAGGATTGTTGCACGGCCAGGAGCAGAAATCGCTCTCGGGGCAGGTCGTTGATGAAGCTGGAAATCCAGTTCAAGGCGCAACAATTTCATTAAGCAATTCACCCGAAAAATTTTCCAGCAATTCAGATGGCCAGTTCTCACTGCGCTACACTTCTGGAGCCAGACTGACCGTAAACTCTGTAGGACACTTAGAGTTTGCACAAACATTAACAGACCAGACGACGATTACTGTTCGCCTACAAACTTCCTCGGAAGAGTTAGAGCAGGTGATCGTGGTAGGTTATGGTACGCAACGTAAAGGCGAAACCACGGGTTCTGTCGCCAGTGTCAAATCCGAAAGCTTTAATCAAGGTGCGGTGATTGATGCTGGGCAGTTGATCCAGGGCAAAGTTGCCGGTTTGCGGATCACGACGCCAAGTGGTAATCCCAATGGTACTACGCAGATCAATTTGCGGGGGTTGAATTCTATCCAGGGTGCCGTAAATCCATTAGTGATTATTGATGGTGTACCAGGAGAGTTTAATTCGGTGGCGCCAGAGGATATTGAATCGGTAGACGTGATGAAAGATGGTTCGGCGGCCGCTATCTATGGAACGCGGGCGACAGGAGGGGTAATCTTTATCACCACCAAGCAAAACCGATCGACCGACGGGCGAACTAGTGTTGATTATAATAACTATGCGAGTTTGCAAACGCTTTTCCGTGTTCCGGATCTGCTAACGGCAGATGATTATCGTCGTTTAATTGCGGAAGGCAAAAATTATGAAGATCTTGGGCATAACACCAACTGGATCGATGAGGTAACTCAAAATCCATTCAGTCACAACCATAACCTCACCTTATTTGGAGGAAATTCCAGAACGAATTTTACTGGTTCGGTGAACTACAGAGACTGGGGGGGCGTACTGCTGCGAAGCGGGCAGGAGCGTTTAAACATCCGTACAGATTTAAATCATGATATGTTCGACGGAAAATTGCGCAGCCGTATACAGGTCATTAGCAATACCATTACAGCGAATCAGGGTGGAAGTTCAGACTATATGTGGCGACAAGCAATGATTCGTAACCCAACGGACCGGGTCTTCAACGATCAGGGTAAGTGGCAGGAAAGCAATGCGTACATGTATGATAATCCATTAGGAATGATCCATGAAACGACCAACGACCGCCTATTTCGGGAAACCCGACTTAATGGTTCCCTGGATTATCGGCCCACTACTGCATTAAGTTTTAAAGGGTTGTTCTCGCGCGTACAGGACAATGACCTTACGGGTACGTCGACCACCTTCGACCATGTGAATACCACCAAGAATAATTTGAATGGAACGGCATCACGCTGGACACAGGCAGGAGTAGAAAACTTGATGGAATTAACTGCCAACTACAATACACAGATCGGGGATCATCGTATTATCGGGTTGGCAGGGTATAGCTGGCAACGCAATATCTTCGAAAATTTCAATGCCTATAATTTTAACTTCCCGACCGATCAATATAGCTACAATCGCCTGGAGGCCGGGCGTGCTTTGCAGAACGGACTGGCCACTATGGGAAGCTACAAGCAGGAAACGACCTTGATCGGCTACTTTGCTCGTTTGAATTACAGTTACAAAGAGAAGTATCTTGCAATGGCCAGTATTCGCCGGGAGGGTTCCAGTACCTTTGGCGATAACAATAAATGGGGTAACTTTCCGGCGATCCAATTAGGTTGGGATATGGCGAAAGAGGATTTTATGGCGGATCAAAAAATCATCAACCAATGGAAATGGCGCGCAGGATATGGAGTAACAGGTACCATTGCCGCTTCTCCTTATAACTCGCAGATCAGTTATAATTATACCTTAACGCAAGGTGCCTATATCAATGGTGCTTGGGTACCCGGGTTTATTCCAGCGCGTAACTTCAATCCCGATTTACGCTGGGAGCGCAAGACAGAATTCAACGTCGGAGCAGATTTTAGCTTATTCAACAACCGTGTCTCCGGTGCTTTAGACTATTATTCCCGTCGAGTAAAGGACTTATTGTACATGTTTGAAGTACCGGTGCCGCCATACCTCACATCGACGATGTTCCTAAATGCAGGCGAAATGAGTAATAGCGGATTCGAGGCGTTGGTTAATGTAGATGCCGTAAACAAGGAACGGTTTAAATGGAGAACCAGTGTGGTATTTTCTACGAACCACAACAAATTGCTTAATCTGTCCAATGATCGATTTGGCGTAACACAGGAATTTTTTGATACCGGTTACACTGGCGAACCTATACAGACATTTACGCATCGTGTACAGGTAGGTAGAAGTATTGGTGATTTCTATGTGTTTAAAACGGTGGGAGTAGACGAGGAAGGTAAATGGCTGGTGGAGAATCGTGGTGGGGAGATCATCCCAATCCAGAGTGCCACGATTGAAGACAGACAATATTATGGAAATGGTATTCCAGACTTCAATTTGGGGTGGAATAATTCCATTCAGTACGGAAATCTGGATGTCACTTTAAATTGGCGCGGATCTTTCGGCCATCAAATCTTGAATATGCCGAGAATGTATTATGAAAACCCAGTTAATAAGACGTACAATGCGCTTCGATCTGCATACGATCCGGTTTACGGACAAACCTTGAATAATGATTTGGTGTATGTATCTCATTACATTGAGAATGGAGACTTTATCAAGTTAGATAATGCTACGATCGGCTATACCTTTGACAAGCAATTTATCAAAGGAATTAAATCGCTACGGATATACGTATCCGGATTGAACTTGATTACAATTACCGGCTACAAGGGGTTGGATCCAGAAGCGACGAGCTACGAAGGGGAGTTCCAGTTTGCGCCCGGTATTGAGCATCGCGATCGCTATCCGACGACCCGTACGTATACCGCAGGCTTAAATGTCAGATTTTAA